Proteins from a single region of Alloscardovia omnicolens:
- a CDS encoding glycogen/starch/alpha-glucan phosphorylase: MELTTQKFIHDFETTLKEQKQITTADATPVELFLALAKTIRQYYTPMWLDRKHSLQERQDKIAYYFSIEFLPGRMLETNLLNLGILDTVKDAFDQLGLDFNAVKESEHDMALGNGGLGRLAAAFMDSLATTGYPGFGNGLRYRYGLFKQRIVNGYQVELPDSWFGSIGNVWETRKEHDIVYVSFFGNVYMTDAGDGKLKPVYNNAQVLRAVPYDVPQIGFGNGIVNNLRLWDVEIPEEYELNYPTIEDRRRVEDITAVLYPDDSTDEGKKLRLMQEYFMTSAGLQTIVKSYLKMGLPLERIHEKVSVHINDTHPAVAPAEFMRILVDDYGMEWDDAWQTTQKTMSYTNHTILSEALEKWHTGLFSYVLPRVYQIIVEIDNRYIAQMSEQGVDYETIENTRIVRNNQIHMAHLAIIGGHSVNGVAKLHTQLLKEDTLRDFYKISPEKFNNKTNGIVQRRWTQIAAPSLSTTIDKWIGTSWRSNIHDLRKLNDYVDNADAQADFWQVKQQAKQRLADYIEQTTGVRVNTNAIFDVQVKRLHAYKRQLLNVLHIIKLYLDIKDNPEADFTPRVFIFGAKAAPGYHFAKSVIKVINELAHLINNDPDVADKLKVVFLENYRVSLAELIIPAANVSEQISLASKEASGTSNMKFMMTGAVTLATLDGANIEIKQEVGDENIVIFGMDKDEVYRHYEAHDYYSRGIYESSPTLHRVINAFVDGTIPNCQSEGNEIFDALVTYNDEYFLLEDFQSYVEAQEKIAQIYANRQQWMHMSLMNIANSDRFTSDDTIDQYAQEIWELTLPDQRA, from the coding sequence ATGGAATTAACAACACAAAAATTTATTCATGATTTCGAAACGACGCTTAAGGAGCAAAAGCAGATTACGACTGCCGATGCTACACCAGTAGAGCTTTTCCTGGCATTGGCTAAAACTATTCGCCAGTACTACACGCCAATGTGGCTAGACAGGAAGCATTCTCTACAAGAGCGTCAAGATAAAATTGCATATTATTTTTCTATCGAGTTCCTTCCGGGACGCATGTTGGAAACTAATCTGCTGAACCTGGGTATTTTAGATACTGTTAAGGATGCTTTTGATCAGCTCGGTCTTGACTTTAATGCTGTAAAAGAATCTGAGCATGATATGGCGTTGGGCAACGGTGGTTTAGGTCGCTTAGCTGCAGCTTTTATGGACTCTTTAGCTACCACAGGATATCCAGGTTTTGGTAATGGATTGCGTTACCGATACGGCTTGTTTAAGCAGCGTATTGTTAACGGGTATCAGGTGGAACTTCCAGATTCATGGTTCGGATCAATTGGTAACGTGTGGGAAACGCGCAAGGAACATGATATTGTGTACGTCAGCTTTTTCGGCAACGTATATATGACAGATGCGGGTGACGGAAAACTTAAGCCAGTGTATAACAATGCTCAAGTATTGCGTGCTGTACCATATGATGTGCCACAAATTGGTTTTGGCAATGGTATCGTGAACAATTTACGCTTGTGGGATGTAGAGATTCCAGAAGAATACGAGCTGAATTATCCAACAATTGAAGACCGTCGTCGCGTTGAAGATATTACTGCCGTTCTGTATCCGGATGATTCCACGGACGAGGGTAAAAAGTTGCGTTTGATGCAGGAATATTTCATGACTTCTGCAGGATTGCAAACCATCGTCAAATCTTATCTCAAGATGGGACTACCTCTTGAGCGCATTCATGAAAAGGTTTCTGTACATATTAACGATACACATCCAGCTGTGGCTCCAGCCGAATTCATGCGCATCTTAGTGGACGACTATGGTATGGAGTGGGATGATGCATGGCAGACGACGCAAAAGACCATGAGCTACACCAATCACACTATTTTGTCTGAGGCTTTGGAAAAGTGGCATACAGGTTTGTTCTCCTACGTGCTGCCTCGTGTTTATCAGATTATTGTAGAAATCGATAACCGTTATATTGCTCAGATGAGTGAGCAGGGTGTAGATTACGAAACAATTGAAAACACTCGCATCGTGCGTAATAATCAGATCCATATGGCTCATCTGGCTATTATTGGCGGTCATAGTGTCAATGGTGTGGCTAAGCTGCATACGCAATTACTGAAAGAGGACACTCTGCGTGATTTCTATAAGATTTCCCCAGAGAAGTTCAATAATAAAACAAACGGTATTGTGCAGCGTCGTTGGACTCAAATTGCGGCTCCGAGCTTATCTACAACAATAGATAAGTGGATTGGCACCAGTTGGCGTAGTAATATTCATGACCTGCGCAAGCTTAATGATTATGTAGATAATGCTGACGCCCAGGCAGATTTCTGGCAGGTGAAGCAGCAAGCTAAGCAGCGTTTGGCTGATTACATTGAGCAGACAACTGGTGTGCGTGTGAATACGAATGCTATTTTTGACGTACAAGTTAAGCGATTACACGCGTACAAGCGTCAGCTACTCAACGTTTTGCATATTATTAAGCTCTACCTAGATATTAAAGACAACCCTGAGGCTGATTTTACCCCTCGTGTCTTTATTTTTGGCGCGAAAGCAGCTCCTGGCTATCACTTTGCAAAATCTGTGATTAAAGTTATTAATGAGTTGGCTCACCTCATCAATAATGATCCAGATGTGGCAGATAAGCTTAAGGTCGTATTCTTAGAGAATTACCGCGTCAGCTTAGCGGAGCTTATTATTCCTGCTGCTAATGTATCTGAACAGATTTCTCTGGCATCGAAAGAAGCATCTGGAACGTCTAATATGAAGTTCATGATGACTGGTGCTGTGACACTAGCCACCTTGGACGGTGCCAATATTGAAATCAAACAAGAAGTTGGCGACGAAAATATTGTTATTTTCGGCATGGATAAAGATGAAGTATACCGTCATTATGAGGCGCATGATTACTATTCACGCGGAATTTATGAGAGCAGCCCAACACTTCACCGCGTCATCAACGCCTTTGTAGACGGCACTATTCCAAACTGCCAGAGCGAAGGCAATGAGATTTTTGATGCATTGGTCACTTATAACGATGAGTATTTCTTGCTTGAAGATTTCCAATCGTATGTGGAGGCTCAAGAAAAAATTGCTCAGATATATGCTAACCGCCAGCAATGGATGCATATGAGCTTGATGAATATTGCTAATTCGGATAGATTCACCTCCGATGACACTATTGATCAGTATGCTCAAGAAATTTGGGAATTAACATTGCCAGATCAGCGAGCATAA